A DNA window from Pseudomonadota bacterium contains the following coding sequences:
- a CDS encoding short chain dehydrogenase produces the protein YIDEEVLAAEGVIDLARYAVVPGTKNLLPDLFVD, from the coding sequence TCTACATCGACGAGGAGGTGCTCGCCGCCGAGGGCGTCATCGATCTCGCGCGCTATGCGGTGGTGCCAGGCACGAAGAATTTGCTGCCCGATCTGTTCGTCGATTGA